CAACGGAACGGAACTGACGTCGAACGCCATCCTGAAATGGCAGGAGGGTCGCAAGGTCGAGTGGCACTACATTGCCCCTGGCAAGCCAATGCAAAACGTTCGCGGCTCGCTCGAACCGATGGCGCTGCGACGCTCACCGTGGAAAGCTTCAATGGCCGACTGCGTGACGAGTGCCTGAACGAGCACATGTTTGCCAACTTGCGCCATGCCCGAGACCTGATCGCGGCTTGGCGCGAGGATTACAATCACCACCGCCCGCATTCGAGCCTCCACGGGCTCACCCCGCGGGAGTATCACCAACGGTCAGTAGAGGACCAAAACCTGAACAGAGCCAACTAATAACCGCGGACTCTACGGGGAGCAGGTCAGTCGAGCAGGTCTCCGCACCATCCATGACAATCTCCTTCAGAACTTCTGCTGTCGCATCTTCGGCAACGTAGTTGATCGAGGGGGATGACCTGTCGCATCGGACATGAGGCAGCCCGCCGGCCCGAGCATTCGGAGGAAACATCCGAGGCCGGGTAGCGGCAGCGTTTGCCGTTTCAGTTCTGGCATGCCGCCGCTCGCGCCTCAGCGCGACCCGAACCATACGGGTCCCGCCGGACAGCGTCCTGCCCCGAGCGCACCGACAAGCCCGACGCGGCAAAACCTGCCCCCCGTGCCCAGCCGAACGCTTCGGAACCGGGGCGCTACCTCCCTAGAACAAACCGTTTTCCTGCGCGAACAACGCGGCCTGGGTACGATTATTGACGTTGATCTTGCGGAAAAGCGATTTCAGATAGAGCTTGACCGTCGGCTCGGTGACGCCCAGTTCACGGGCGATCTCCTTGTTCGACATCCCCGCCCGAAGCCGCCGCAACACCTGCACCTCGCGGCTCAGAAGCTTTTCGGCCAGCGGATTCGCCAGGCTGGTCTGATCCTCGCCCATCAGAAAGTCGATCGGCGCATAGCGCTCGCCTTCGGCCATGAAGCGCACCGCACTCAGCAGCGACTTGGCCGAGAGCGTCTTCGGCACAAACCCCGCCGCCCCGAGGTTAAGCGCCTCGGCTGCCACATCGCGCGGAGCGATGCCCGACATCAGCGCCACCCGGTTCGATCCGGCGACATCGAGCGCGGCCTTCAGCCCCTCGAGCCCGTTCATGCCCCGCATGCTGTAATCCAGCAGAACGAGATCGTATTCCGTCTCTCCCTGCATCTTTTCCAGCGCGGACGGATAGTCGCCGACGAAGTCGGCATCGACCCCGTCGGACTGTTGAAAATAAAGCTCCAGCGTGTCCCGCAGAAGTTCGTGATCGTCAGCAACCAATACCTTAATCGTCATCGTTCTGTCTGTCTTCCTCCAATCGCAGCCACGGCCCCGGCGACAAGATCGACCGAGGCAACCGGCTTGCCGAGGACACCGGAAAACAGATCGCGGCGGGCCGCTCCCGACCGCAGATGCCGGTCGGGCAGGGCCGTGACCAGCAGAGCCGGCAGGTCCGGCGCATATGTCCGCACCGCGGCAGCCAGATCGGCTCCGGTCAGCCTCGGCATGTCGAAATCCGTCACCAGAAGATCCCAATTCTCGGGATCGCTGCGGACGGCCTCCAGAATATCCTCTGGGTTGTTGCTCGCCGCCACTTCGGCGCCGGCCGTTTCAAGATAGACTGACAGGATACGCAACGCCTCCTGATCGCCGTCGGAAAGCAATATCCTGCGGCCGGCCAGCCGGCCGCAGGGCGGCCCTGCCGCGCACAGGTCTTCATGCGGCTCCTCTCCGGCCTCGGGCCAGAACACACTGAACCGGGAGCCGCAGCCGCGGCGGCTCTGCAGCCCGATGGCCCCGCCATTTTCGGTCACCGCACCCTCGACGATCGACAGGCCCAGACCGGTGCCCCCGTTGCCCTTGGTCGAGAAATATGGCTCGAACAGACGCCGCCGGACCGCCCAGCCGATGCCGGAGCCGTTATCGCTAACGCAAATACGGAAATAGCGCCGATCCGGCAAGAGCTGGCCGATCCGAGGCTTGCGGCGCAGGGCACGACCATGGGCCAGTTCGGCGGTCACCGTGATCTCACCGCGGCAGGCCTGCGGGGTCCGCCAGCAGATCGCATCGCGCGCGTTCAGCAAAAGGTTCAGAAAAACCTGGATCACATCGGTCGGGTCGGCGACCGCCAGCATCGGCTCGCTCGGCAGGCGAAGCGTCAGCGACAATCCGCTGCCGGCACCGGCCCGGACCAGGTTGACCGCCTCCTCGAGCGGATCGCGCAGATCGATCAGGTCGGGACGATGCGCGCGCTGCTCCAGCGAGGCCAGCCGGTTGACCAGCGCCCCGGCCTGCGCGCTGGCGGCCAAGATGCGGGCGATATTGCTCTCGGCATCGCCCCCGTTGCGCAACAGCGTGGCCGAGCCGGACACCGTCGCCAGCAGGTTGTTGAAGTCATGCATCAGCCCGGCTGCAACCTGGGCGATCACCTGACGGCGCTGCGCGAGCTGCAGCTCTTCGCGCAGGCGCAGCGCGTTGCGTTCGACCCGCCGGCGCTCGGACACGTCGCGGCTGATGCAGAGCTTGCAGCCATCGGCCTGCCGGGTCACCGATACTTCCTGCTCGACGCTTCCGCCATCGGTTCTGCGTGCTACCACGAGGCCGGTCCAGATGCCGCGGGTCTGCAACGGCCGCTCCGAGACCGCCCGAATGCGCGCGACCTCCTCCTCGGAATGGAACTCCTGCCAGACATGGGCCCGGATATCCGCCCCGGCGCCGATCCCGAGCATCTCGCGGCAGGCCCGGTTCATGTAGAGATACGCCCCGGCGCTGTCGGTGATGGCGACGCCGTCGACCGACGCGTCCATCGCCGCGACCAGTTTCTCGCGCGTCCGCCGGGCGTCGCGCTTGAGCGCGGTGATGTCGGTGCACAACACGACGCGGCCGCCATCCGAGGTCGGCAAGTCGCTCAGGCGCAGCCAGCCTCCATCGCGACGCTCGCCCTCCAGAATCCGCGCGCCGCAGCATCGAGCCGTCTCCTGCCCGGCGATCCAGCGGGCGCGCTGCTCCGGATCGCCCCGGGGCATGCCTTGCCTCAAAGCGCTCTCGAAGAGCTCGCGAAAGCCCAGGCCCGGCACGATCGGGGTACCCGCCATCGGCAGCATATCCCGGAACCGGGCATTGCAGATCACCAGACGGTCCTCGGCATCGAAACAGGCAAAGCCGTCCGGCAATGCCTCGAGCGCGTTCACCAGTGCGTCCCGGGCGGTGCGGACCGACCCTTCGCCCCCGGCAAGCGCGGTCTCGCGCGCCCGGCGTTCGCTGATGTCGATCGCCGTCGCGAAGGTTCCGAGACAGGTGCCCGCCGCATCGAAGAGCGGCACGATCGAGACGTCGAGGAGGATCGCCGCGCCCGATTTGGTCCGGCACTGAATTTCGATACGGATCGGACGGCGGGCGAGACGCGCCGCGCTCAGGCGGTCGCCATCGCCGGGCACCGGCATCTCGATCCGAAGAAGCTCTGCGGGTGTGCTGCCGAGCGCTTCGAAAAAGCCGAAGCCGGTGCGGCGTTCGAAGGCGGCATTCATCCAGGCGATGCGACAGGATGCGTCGGTCATCACCGCCGGAACGCTCATCGCCTCCATGGCCCGGGCGCACATCCCGGCATGCCGCCGATCGGGCCCGGCACCGGAAACATCCTGCAGCAGGAGACCGAGACCGGCCGGAGCGCCCTCGGGCGCCGCTTCCGGGGCGGCCCGCTCGAAGACCATCGCCCGCATCTCGCGCGGCCCGGCCCGGGTCGGCAGGCGCAGCGGAAACGGGCTCGACGCGCCCCCGATGCGGCAGTGATCGAAGGCCGCGCGCAGCCGGGCGGTCTGTTCGGGCAGCAGGAAATCCTCGGGCATCATCCCGGCGAGCCCCTCCAGCCCGTCGGCCACGGCGCGGTCATCCCGGCTGCAACACCCGGTTACCCGTCCGTCGCCGTCGAAGGTCAACACGGTATCGGCCGTCGACACCGCATCGGCCGCAGGCGCCACGCCGCCGGCTTCGTCCGACAGCGGCCGCGACGTCCGGGGCATGGCGAGATCGGCACAGCCAAGACGAGACCCTATCGTCTGGGCAAGCGCGGCGAGCGCCTCGGTCGGAACCGCCTCGGGCAGAAGCCGGCCTGCCGGAGCCGACAGCAGGAGCGCCCCGGCAAAGCGGCCATCGAGGCTGAACGGAACCGCCAGCACCGCACCGATCCCGGCCAGGGCGGCGGAATTGGCCGGAAACAGGGCCGGATCGCAATTCGCAAGATCATCGCAGACCAGGGGGGCCTCGGCCTGGAACGCGGCCCACCAGGCGGCCGGAAGCGCCGAAGCCTCGATCCGGACCAGGCCGGTGAAGGGCCCGGGCTCGCGTTGCCAGACCATCTCGAGGATCAGCCAGCGCCCGTCGGCACTCGGCCGCAACAACTGGGCCCGCGTCGCCCCGAGGGCCGCGGTCAACTCGTTCAGCACCTCGGCGATGGCCGCGCCGAGCCCCTCTTCCGACACCTTCAGGATGGCGCAGATCTGTTCCAGCGTCCATTGCATGACCGTACCGTCCGCAAGCCGGAACCGGTTGCGAGCGGTCTTCAGTGCTCCAGAATGCGCCGCTGTCTCCTCCGCGACCTCCGAATGGGGGCGCCGGGTGCCGGGATCGGACGACGACGCAGTATCCGAGGGACACATTTTTTGTCTCCCAGCGGGACGCTGCAAAATGTAAATCGCCGGGCACGAAGTGGGGGGAGACCGGCGGCGAGCCCCACCAGTACAGCGAGCGCCTTGGCGGCTCAATGATCCACGGAACCCAGTCGGCAAAGATAGGCTGCTTTTGCGCCGGATTGGCCCCCGAGGGGCCGGAAGCCCCCCTCCTGGAAACGCCGCTGCGACGAAACGCCGCTCGCCCCGGGCATTTTCCAAGTCCGGGCACCGCCGCAGCGTGGACGCTCTGCAGCGTACTGGAAGCCACAGCCGACCGGCGCGGGCCGCCGGGCCATTCCGTCCGGCAGAGGAAAGCGGTTGGGAGGGCATTTCTGTCGACACCTTGGCGGTCGCGAAAATCGGAAGGGGATCGGCAATATGGTGGGCCCGAACCGCCCCTACCCTGCGCCCGCCCCCCGCCCTGTGGCCGACAGGATCAGTATCAGCTCGCTCATCCGCGTCCGGACAGGAGAACGACAGTCGTAAAGGAAGGGCCGCTCGGTTCCCCACGCTTTCCCCGGGACATCGGAAGGCACGGAGCCGGACCGACCACGCCGTGACCGTTTCCGAACGGCAGAGACGACACGCCCTGCAAGCCACGGCCTCCCTGTCGCGAGACCGCTGGCCTCGTTCATCTTGCTTCCCTCACTCTTAGCGCGTCGGCAGCTGCGAGGCGCATCACGGACGTAATTGCACGTCAGTGTGCAATTACGTCCGGCGGGAGGTAAGAAGGCAACGGCGCGTCAGGATAGCCGCCATGCCCATCCGGACGCCCATAACATCAGTCGCGTTGGATGGGGGCCTCGTAACTGTAACCGTAGCCGTAGCCATAGCCGTAATATCCCTCTTCTCGTCCGGGGCGGGCATGGCGGCGCTCGAACCCGTTCAGCACCGCCGCATGCGCCGGCCGTCCGGCCCCGTCGAGCGCCCGCATCGCGGCCGCCATCTCGCCCGGAGCGGTGGAGCCGTGGCGGGCCACCAGAACCGTGGCGCCGACCGCACGCGCGACGATGACGGCATCGGTCACCACCAGAATCGGCGGGCAGTCGACGATGACACAGTCGAAGCGGCGGCCAAGCATCTCGATCATCTCGGCAAAGCGCGGCCGCATCATCATCTCGGAGGGGTTGGGCGGGTAGATCCCGGTCGGGATCAGGCTCAGACCGCCGACCGGAGCGGGTCGCAGCACCGCGTCAAGCTCGGTGTCGCCCGCGAGATAGTCCGACAGGCCCGGCAGACCGTCGGGCAGGCCCAGCCGCCTGGCGAGTTCGCCGCGCCGCATGTCGGCATCGATCAGGCAGACGCTCTGGTCGGCCTGGGCCATCACCATGGCGAGGTTGAGCGAGACGAAGCTCTTGCCCGCATCCGGCGTCGGCCCGGTGATCGCGATGCTGCGGCGCTCGGCATCGATCAGGCCGAAACGCAGCGCAGTGCGGAGCGACCGGAACGCCTCGGCCGCCAGGCCGCGCGGCATGTCGCGGGCAAGGATCGGCGGTGGGGTGCCGGGCCGCTGCCGGGGCATGTCGCTCACCAGCGGCACCGTGGCGAAGACCGGAAGCCCAAGCGCCTCGATCTCCTCGGGCGCACGGATGCCCCGGCGGATCGCCTGCGCCAGAAGCCTCCACGCCAGCGCCGCCACCGCTCCCAAAACGAGCCCGACCAGCAGCGTCAACCCCACCCGCGGGCTGACCGGATCGGGCGCGGTTTCGGCGCTGTCGATCACCCGCACATTGCCGACCGCGCTGGCCCGAAGCACCGCGACCTCCTGTTCGCGCACCCGAAGCTGGGTATAGATCTCGCGCGCGAGCTCCAGCTCCTGGGTCAGGTTCAGCACCTCGCGCTGGGTCTCGGGCAGCGCTCCCACCTCGTCCTCCAGCCGCTTGCGGCGCTGCTCGGCGCGGGCACGCTCGTTCAGCAGGTTGCGATATTCGGGGTGGTTCGGCGTAAAGCGGCGCTGCAATTCGTCTTCCTTGGTGTCGAGTTGCCGCAATTCGGCATCAAGAACCCGCAACTGTTCCAGAAGCCCCTGCGCCTCGGCGGTAAGATCGATGGCCTGGGCCTGCTCACGGAAGCGATTCAGCTTAAGCTCGGCCTGCCGCACCCTTTCGACCGCCTCGGGAAGCTGTTCGCGGATGAAATCGAGGCTGCTCGCGGCCTCTGCGGCATTGCGGTCGATATTCTGCCGGACATAGGCCTCGGTGACGGCATCAAGCACGCGCGCCGCCCGGCGCCGGTCATCCGAGACGAGCGACAGCTGCAGGATACCCGTATCGCGCCCCTTCTCGGACACGCCCAGCATCCCGCGCAGGCGCCTCACCATATCCGACACCGAGACCTGGACGATACGAAAGCCGCGCCCGATCTCGCCGTCGAGCCGCCCGATCTCGATGGTAAAGCCCTTCTCGGAAAGCCTCAGCGGCACCCCCACCCGACCGTCATGGACCCGGCCCTCCGGATCGGTCAGCCGGAAGCTCTCGGGCCCGGTCCGGATCGCGGTCAGCTCGAGCCCCACCCAGTCCGGCGGCACCGCGAGCTGTGTCAGCGCGATCCCGGCATCGCCGGTATCGTAGCGGGTCAGAAAGCCGATCTGGGGCAGCCCGAGCCCGGTGCGCGCCAGCACGCCCCCGACCAGCGGCAGCCGCATCGGCCGGGCGCTCCAGTCGAGATGAAGCGCGGCCACTGCCTGACCGAGGATCCGGCGCGAGCCGACGATCTCGATCTCGGTCGCGGCGCGCGGTGACGTCTCCAGAAGATCGGCCATGTCGGTCGGCAGCATCAACTGGTTGCTGCGCTCCTCGAGCTGCAGAAGCGCGGTGGCGCGATAGCTCGGCGTGCTGAACAGAAGCATCACGGCGGCGAGCACCAGCGCCGCAGCCGCGCCCTTCAGCATCGCCCCGCGCGCCGCCCAGACCGAAGCGAAGAGCGTCGACAGGTCGATGTCGTCGTCCTGCTGCGGCGTGGTGGCCGCGGGCGGCGTGGTGGATCGGGGATACGGCTCGGTCATAGTCTCTCAGCCCAGCTCTCTGTCGCCCGCAGGATCGCGTCGACGACGCTCTCATGCCAGGCGCGGGGTTTTCCGTAGGGGTCGGGAATGCCAGTGCCACCGCACCAGTGATCGAGAAGAAAGGTGCGGCCCGTCAGTTCGGGCGCAATCCGAACGATGTCCTCGCAATGGCGCGGCGCCATCGCCAAGATCAGATCGGCCTCGCGGCCCATCGCGGCCGAAAAACGCCGTGCGCGATGCCCGGAGAGGTCGACCCCCAGATCCAGCGCTACCTCTGCCGTCAGCGGATCGGCGACCCGGCCGGGTTCCGCCGCGAGCCCGGCCGACGAAAGCCCGGCACCGGGCCGCAGCGCCTGCAGCAGCGCCGCCGCGACCGGCGATCGGCAGATATTGCCGGTGCAGACCGTGAGGATACGCAGTTTCATGCACTCCGGTCAGTCGCCGATATCGTCGATCTGGCCGACCGTGCGCACCGTCGGCAGAATGCCGGTGATGGTGTCGTTCCAGCGCTGCAGCGGCGAACGGGTGATATAGACCACATCGCGCGGCGCCAGCAGGAAGCGGGTCCCCAGCAGCATGCCGCCCGGGCTCGAAACGTCGAGCTGGAAAACGGTGATCCCCTCCTCGCGGCCGCGGAAGACAAACAGGCCGCGGGCGTCGGCGCGCAGCTCGTCGATGCCGCCGCTGCGGGCCACGGCCTGGGTCAGCGTGATCGGCTCCTGCGACAGGTCGACCGGCGAGGGGGTATCGACCTCGCCCAGAAGATAGGCCTCCTTGGCCCGGCGTCGCGGAACCGCCACGGTGTCGCCCGCGATCAACAGCGGGTTGTTGCGCGCGATCCCGGCGGTCAGGAAACCGTCAAGATTGACATTGTAGAGTCGGCCGCCACGCTGCACCGTCACGCGCTCCGCATCGGCCAGTTCGGTCAGCCCGCCGGCCGCGTTCACCGCCTCGATCAGGGTCAGCGGTATGGTGGTCAGCGGTTGCCGGTTGGGGGTGCCGACCTCGCCCGCCACGACGACGCGCTGCGAGTTGAAACCGGTGACCCGCACCTCGAGCTGCGGGTCGGAGATATAGTCGGCAAGCTGCCGGGTCAGATCTGCCCGCACCTCCTCGGGGCGGCGGCCGCGAGCCGGAACCTGGCCGATGAAGGGATAGAAGAAGGTCCCGTCCGACTGCACCCGAAAACCGAAATCGAGCGCGCCGCGCTCGTCGCCCAGCGGCAGCGTCAGCTCGGGATGGTCGAACACCACCACGCTCAGCACATCGCCCTCGCCGATCCGGTAATCCCAGTCCCGGGCCGGAGGCAGGGTCGTCGGCTGCGGCGGTCGTGCCGGCTGCGAGAAGCTCGCGATGTTTCTGCTGTCGAGCCGGATCACCTGGACATCCGCGGGCAGCTTGCTCTGCTCTTCCTCGGTGACCGGAAACCGCACGAAACCGGTGGCGCAGCCCGACAGGACGCCACAAAGCGCGAGAGAGAAGAACATGGGAGCCAGTCGTGGCGTCATCGGCAGGGTCCTCAGTGCCGTTTCCGGGTCGCGAAGCCTCAGCGCATGGATTGCACCTCCCCAAGCACCTGCCCGGCGGCACCTTCACAACCGGGCGGCGAACGGGTCGGACTGGCTCGCTCCGATGCCGGAGTAACGGCAATTCCGGCGCGATGGCAGGACGCAAAGGGAGGGTCTTGCGCCCCAATGGGTCGCAGAATACCCGAAAGAGAAAAAGTATGCCTGCTGTTCTGCCAGCACCCCGGGGCGAGACGGCGACGCCGGCCGCAAAGGTGCAGACGGGAACGGGACCAAGGTGAGAGTGTTGCTCGCCCGTAACAATTACACCGTTCAGAGCGGCGCCGAGGTGTTCCTCCATGAGGTGGCGCTTTCTCGGCCGCCGAAGACGGGCTCAAGGCGCCTCATGCCGATCTGTTTCCAGAGGCGGCCGATTACCGCCATGGAAGCATCGCGGCGCGTGCCGCCCGGCTGCCCGCGATGATCTACAATACCCGCGCCCGCGACGCCTTCGCCCGGATGATCGAGACCTTACGGCCCGACATCGTGCATGCCTTCGCGATTTACGTGCGGCTGACACCCGCCATCCTCGACGCGGCGCGCGAGGCCGGGGTGCCGGTGGTGCTGAGCTGCAACGACTACAAGCACCTCTGCCCGAACTACAAGCTGTTCCACCATGGCCGGGTCTGCACCGAATGCCGGGGCGGGCGCTTTCACCGCGCGCTGGTCAACCGCTGCTGTCACGGCTCTCTCGCGGTCAGCGCCGCCAGCATGATCGAGGCCTATATCCATGACCGGCTCGATCTCTGGCGCCGCAATGTCTCGATCTTCCTCTTCGCCAGCCGCTTCATGGCGGCCCAGACCGAGGCGTTCTGGGACCCGGACCGGATCGATATCGACTTCCTGCGCAACCCCTTCGATGTCGACGCCCACCGCGGCGGCTGCTCTATCTGTCCTCGGGCGGCACCGTCTATGG
The genomic region above belongs to Rhodovulum sulfidophilum DSM 1374 and contains:
- a CDS encoding LuxR C-terminal-related transcriptional regulator, whose translation is MTIKVLVADDHELLRDTLELYFQQSDGVDADFVGDYPSALEKMQGETEYDLVLLDYSMRGMNGLEGLKAALDVAGSNRVALMSGIAPRDVAAEALNLGAAGFVPKTLSAKSLLSAVRFMAEGERYAPIDFLMGEDQTSLANPLAEKLLSREVQVLRRLRAGMSNKEIARELGVTEPTVKLYLKSLFRKINVNNRTQAALFAQENGLF
- a CDS encoding PAS domain-containing protein, coding for MQWTLEQICAILKVSEEGLGAAIAEVLNELTAALGATRAQLLRPSADGRWLILEMVWQREPGPFTGLVRIEASALPAAWWAAFQAEAPLVCDDLANCDPALFPANSAALAGIGAVLAVPFSLDGRFAGALLLSAPAGRLLPEAVPTEALAALAQTIGSRLGCADLAMPRTSRPLSDEAGGVAPAADAVSTADTVLTFDGDGRVTGCCSRDDRAVADGLEGLAGMMPEDFLLPEQTARLRAAFDHCRIGGASSPFPLRLPTRAGPREMRAMVFERAAPEAAPEGAPAGLGLLLQDVSGAGPDRRHAGMCARAMEAMSVPAVMTDASCRIAWMNAAFERRTGFGFFEALGSTPAELLRIEMPVPGDGDRLSAARLARRPIRIEIQCRTKSGAAILLDVSIVPLFDAAGTCLGTFATAIDISERRARETALAGGEGSVRTARDALVNALEALPDGFACFDAEDRLVICNARFRDMLPMAGTPIVPGLGFRELFESALRQGMPRGDPEQRARWIAGQETARCCGARILEGERRDGGWLRLSDLPTSDGGRVVLCTDITALKRDARRTREKLVAAMDASVDGVAITDSAGAYLYMNRACREMLGIGAGADIRAHVWQEFHSEEEVARIRAVSERPLQTRGIWTGLVVARRTDGGSVEQEVSVTRQADGCKLCISRDVSERRRVERNALRLREELQLAQRRQVIAQVAAGLMHDFNNLLATVSGSATLLRNGGDAESNIARILAASAQAGALVNRLASLEQRAHRPDLIDLRDPLEEAVNLVRAGAGSGLSLTLRLPSEPMLAVADPTDVIQVFLNLLLNARDAICWRTPQACRGEITVTAELAHGRALRRKPRIGQLLPDRRYFRICVSDNGSGIGWAVRRRLFEPYFSTKGNGGTGLGLSIVEGAVTENGGAIGLQSRRGCGSRFSVFWPEAGEEPHEDLCAAGPPCGRLAGRRILLSDGDQEALRILSVYLETAGAEVAASNNPEDILEAVRSDPENWDLLVTDFDMPRLTGADLAAAVRTYAPDLPALLVTALPDRHLRSGAARRDLFSGVLGKPVASVDLVAGAVAAIGGRQTER
- a CDS encoding polysaccharide biosynthesis tyrosine autokinase gives rise to the protein MTEPYPRSTTPPAATTPQQDDDIDLSTLFASVWAARGAMLKGAAAALVLAAVMLLFSTPSYRATALLQLEERSNQLMLPTDMADLLETSPRAATEIEIVGSRRILGQAVAALHLDWSARPMRLPLVGGVLARTGLGLPQIGFLTRYDTGDAGIALTQLAVPPDWVGLELTAIRTGPESFRLTDPEGRVHDGRVGVPLRLSEKGFTIEIGRLDGEIGRGFRIVQVSVSDMVRRLRGMLGVSEKGRDTGILQLSLVSDDRRRAARVLDAVTEAYVRQNIDRNAAEAASSLDFIREQLPEAVERVRQAELKLNRFREQAQAIDLTAEAQGLLEQLRVLDAELRQLDTKEDELQRRFTPNHPEYRNLLNERARAEQRRKRLEDEVGALPETQREVLNLTQELELAREIYTQLRVREQEVAVLRASAVGNVRVIDSAETAPDPVSPRVGLTLLVGLVLGAVAALAWRLLAQAIRRGIRAPEEIEALGLPVFATVPLVSDMPRQRPGTPPPILARDMPRGLAAEAFRSLRTALRFGLIDAERRSIAITGPTPDAGKSFVSLNLAMVMAQADQSVCLIDADMRRGELARRLGLPDGLPGLSDYLAGDTELDAVLRPAPVGGLSLIPTGIYPPNPSEMMMRPRFAEMIEMLGRRFDCVIVDCPPILVVTDAVIVARAVGATVLVARHGSTAPGEMAAAMRALDGAGRPAHAAVLNGFERRHARPGREEGYYGYGYGYGYSYEAPIQRD
- a CDS encoding low molecular weight protein-tyrosine-phosphatase → MKLRILTVCTGNICRSPVAAALLQALRPGAGLSSAGLAAEPGRVADPLTAEVALDLGVDLSGHRARRFSAAMGREADLILAMAPRHCEDIVRIAPELTGRTFLLDHWCGGTGIPDPYGKPRAWHESVVDAILRATESWAERL
- a CDS encoding polysaccharide biosynthesis/export family protein, with translation MFFSLALCGVLSGCATGFVRFPVTEEEQSKLPADVQVIRLDSRNIASFSQPARPPQPTTLPPARDWDYRIGEGDVLSVVVFDHPELTLPLGDERGALDFGFRVQSDGTFFYPFIGQVPARGRRPEEVRADLTRQLADYISDPQLEVRVTGFNSQRVVVAGEVGTPNRQPLTTIPLTLIEAVNAAGGLTELADAERVTVQRGGRLYNVNLDGFLTAGIARNNPLLIAGDTVAVPRRRAKEAYLLGEVDTPSPVDLSQEPITLTQAVARSGGIDELRADARGLFVFRGREEGITVFQLDVSSPGGMLLGTRFLLAPRDVVYITRSPLQRWNDTITGILPTVRTVGQIDDIGD